One region of Pan paniscus chromosome 5, NHGRI_mPanPan1-v2.0_pri, whole genome shotgun sequence genomic DNA includes:
- the BAG6 gene encoding large proline-rich protein BAG6 isoform X2, translating to MEPNDSTSTAVEEPDSLEVLVKTLDSQTRTFIVGAQMNVKEFKEHIAASVSIPSEKQRLIYQGRVLQDDKKLQEYNVGGKVIHLVERAPPQTHLPSGASSGTGSASATHGGGPPPGTRGPGASVHDRNANSYVMVGTFNLPSDGSAVDVHINMEQAPIQSEPRVRLVMAQHMIRDIQTLLSRMECRGGPQPQHSQPPPQPPAVTPEPVALSSQTSEPVESEAPPREPMEAEEVEERAPAQNPELTPGPAPAGPTPAPETNAPNHPSPAEYVEVLQELQRLESRLQPFLQRYYEVLGAAATTDYNNNHEGREEDQRLINLVGESLRLLGNTFVALSDLRCNLACTPPRHLHVVRPMSHYTTPMVLQQAAIPIQINVGTTVTMTGNGTRPPPTPNAEAPPPGPGQASSVAPSSTNVESSAEGAPPPGPAPPPATSHPRVIRISHQSVEPVVMMHMNIQDSGTQPGGVPSAPTGPLGPPGHGQTLGSTLIQLPSLPPEFMHAVAHQITHQAMVAAVASAAAGQQVPGFPTAPTRVVIARPTPPQARPSHPGGPPVSGTLQGAGLGTNASLAQMVSGLVGQLLMQPVLVAQGTPGMAPPAAPATASASAGTTNTATTAGPAPGGPAQPPPAPQPSTADLQFSQLLGNLLGPAGPGAGGPGVASPTITVAMPGVPAFLQGMTDFLQATQTAPPPPPPPPPPPPAPEQQTMPPPGSPSGGAGSPGGLGLESLSPEFFTSVVQGVLSSLLGSLGARAGSSESIAAFIQRLSGSSNIFEPGTDGALGFFGALLSLLCQNFSMVDVVMLLHGHFQPLQRLQPQLRSFFHQHYLGGQEPTPSNIRMATHTLITGLEEYVRESFSLVQVQPGVDIIRTNLEFLQEQFNSIAAHVLHCTDSGFGARLLELCNQGLFECLALNLHCLGGQQMELAAVINGRIRRMSRGVNPSLVSWLTTMMGLRLQVVLEHMPVGPDAILRYVRRVGDPPQPLPEEPMEVQGAERASPEPQRENASPAPGTTAEEAMSRGPPPAPEGGSRDEQDGASAETEPWAAAVPPEWVPIIQQDIQSQRKVKPQPPLSDAYLSGMPAKRRKTMQGEGPQLLLSEAVSRAAKAAGARPLTSPESLSRDLEAPEVQESYRQQLRSDIQKRLQEDPNYSPQRFPNAQRAFADDP from the exons ATGAATGTAAAAGAGTTTAAGGAGCACATTGCTGCCTCTGTCAGCATCCCATCTGAAAAACAACGGCTCATTTACCAGGGACGAGTTCTGCAAGATGATAAGAAGCTTCAGGAATACA ATGTTGGGGGAAAGGTTATCCACCTGGTGGAACGGGCTCCTCCTCAGACTCACCTCCCTTCTGGGGCATCTTCTGGGACGGGGTCTGCCTCAGCCACTCATGGTGGGGGACCCCCCCCTGGTACTCGGGGGCCTGGGGCCTCTGTTCATGACCGGAATGCCAACAGCTATGTCATGGTTGGAACCTTCAATCTTCCT AGTGACGGCTCTGCTGTGGATGTTCACATCAACATGGAACAGGCCCCGATTCAG AGTGAGCCCCGGGTACGGCTGGTGATGGCTCAGCACATGATCAGGGATATACAGACCTTACTATCCCGGATGGAG TGTCGAGGAGGGCCCCAACCGCAGCACAGTCAGCCGCCCCCGCAGCCACCGGCTGTGACCCCGGAGCCAGTAGCCTTGAGCTCTCAAACATCAGAACCAGTTGAAAGTGAAGCACCTCCCCGGGAGCCCATGGAGGCAGAAGAAGTGGAGGAGCGTGCCCCAGCCCAGAACCCGGAGCTCACTCCTGGCCCAGCCCCAGCAGGCCCAACACCTGCCCCGGAAACAAATGCACCCAA CCATCCTTCCCCTGCGGAGTATGTCGAGGTGCTCCAGGAGCTACAGCGGCTGGAGAGTCGCCTCCAGCCCTTCTTGCAGCGCTACTACGAGGTTCTGGGTGCTGCTGCCACCACGGACTACAATAACAAT CACGAGGGCCGGGAGGAGGATCAGCGGTTGATCAACTTGGTAGGGGAGAGCCTGCGACTGCTGGGCAACACCTTTGTTGCACTGTCTGACCTGCGCTGCAATCTGGCCTGCACGCCCCCACGACACCTGCATGTGGTCCGGCCTATGTCTCACTACACCACCCCCATGGTGCTCCAGCAGGCAGCCATTCCCATACAG ATCAatgtgggaaccactgtgaccaTGACAGGAAATGGGACTCGGCCCCCCCCGACTCCCAATGCAGAGGCACCTCCCCCTGGTCCTGGGCAGGCCTCATCCGTGGCTCCGTCTTCTACCAATGTCGAGTCCTCAGCTGAGGGGGCTCCCCCGCCAGGTCCAGCTCCCCCGCCAGCCACCAGCCACCCGAGGGTCATCCGGATTTCCCACCAGAGTGTGGAACCCGTGGTCATGATGCACATGAACATTCAAG ATTCTGGCACACAGCCTGGTGGTGTTCCGAGTGCTCCCACTGGCCCCCTGGGACCCCCTGGTCATGGCCAAACCCTGG GCTCCACCCTCATCCAGctgccctccctgccccctgAGTTCATGCACGCCGTCGCCCACCAGATCACTCATCAGGCCATGGTGGCAGCTGTTGCCTCCGCGGCCGCAG GACAGCAGGTGCCAGGCTTCCCAACAGCTCCAACCCGGGTGGTGATTGCCCGGCCCACTCCTCCACAGGCTCGGCCTTCCCATCCTGGAGGGCCCCCAGTCTCTGGGACACTG CAGGGCGCCGGTCTGGGTACCAATGCCTCGTTGGCCCAGATGGTGAGCGGCCTTGTGGGGCAGCTTCTTATGCAGCCAGTCCTTGTGG CTCAGGGGACCCCAGGTATGGCTCCACCGGCAGCCCCTGCCACTGCTTCTGCCAGTGCTGGCACCACCAACACAGCTACCACAGCTGGCCCCGCTCCTGGGGGGCCTGCCCAGCCTCCACCCGCCCCTCAACCCTCCACGGCTGATCTTCAGTTCTCTCAGCTTCTGGGGAACCTGCTAGGGCCTGCagggccaggggctggagggcctGGTGTGGCTTCTCCCACCATCACTGTGGCGATGCCTGGTGTCCCTGCCTTTCTCCAGGGCATGACTGACTTCTTGCAG GCAACACAGACAGcccctccaccacccccacctcctccacccccaccacctgCCCCAGAGCAGCAGACCATGCCCCCACCAGGCTCCCCTTCTGGTGGCGCAGGGAGTCCTGGAGGCCTGGGTCTTGAGAGCCTGTCACCGGAGTTTTTTACCTCAGTGGTGCAGGGTGTGCTCAGCTCCCTGCTGGGCTCCCTGGGGGCTCGGGCTGGCAGCAGTGAAAGTATTGCTGCCTTCATACAACGCCTCAGTGGATCCAGCAACATCTTTGAGCCTGGAACTGATGGGGCCCTTG GATTCTTTGGGGCCTTGCTTTCTCTTCTGTGCCAGAACTTCTCTATGGTGGACGTAGTGATGCTTCTCCATGGGCATTTCCAGCCACTACAACGGCTCCAGCCCCAGCTGCGATCCTTCTTCCACCAGCACTACCTGGGTGGTCAGGAGCCCACACCCAGTAACATCCGG ATGGCAACCCACACATTGATCACGGGGCTAGAAGAGTATGTGCGGGAGAGTTTT TCCTTGGTGCAGGTTCAGCCAGGTGTGGACATCATCCGGACAAACCTGGAATTTCTCCAAGAGCAGTTTAATAGCATTGCTGCGCATGTGCTGCATTGCACAG ATAGTGGATTTGGGGCCCGGTTGCTGGAGTTGTGTAACCAAGGCCTGTTTGAATGCCTGGCCCTAAACCTGCACTGCTTGGGGGGACAGCAGATGGAGCTTGCTGCTGTTATCAATGGCCGAATT CGTCGTATGTCTCGTGGGGTGAATCCCTCCTTGGTGAGCTGGCTGACCACTATGATGGGACTGAGGCTTCAGGTGGTACTGGagcacatgcctgtaggcccTGATGCCATTCTCAGATACGTTCGCAGGGTTGGTGATCCCCCCCAG CCACTTCCTGAGGAGCCAATGGAAGTTCAGGGAGCAGAAAGAGCTTCCCCTGAGCCTCAG CGGGAGAAtgcttccccagcccctggaacAACAGCAGAAGAGGCCATGTCCCGAGGTCCACCTCCTGCTCCTGAGGGGGGCTCCCGGGATGAACAGGATGGAGCTTCAGCTGAGACAGAACCTTGGGCAGCTGCAGTCCCCCCA GAATGGGTCCCTATTATCCAGCAGGACATTCAGAGCCAGCGGAAGGTGAAACCGCAGCCCCCTCTGAGTGATGCCTACCTCAGTGGTATGCCTGCCAAGAGACGCAAG ACGATGCAGGGTGAGGGCCCCCAGCTGCTTCTCTCAGAGGCTGTGAGCCGGGCAGCTAAGGCAGCCGGAGCTCGGCCCCTGACGAGCCCCGAGAGCCTGAGCCGGGACCTGGAGGCACCAGAGGTTCAGGAGAGCTACAGGCAGCAG CTCCGGTCTGATATACAAAAACGACTGCAGGAAGACCCCAACTACAGTCCCCAGCGCTTCCCCAATGCCCAGCGGGCCTTTGCTGATGATCCTTAG
- the BAG6 gene encoding large proline-rich protein BAG6 isoform X5 gives MEPNDSTSTAVEEPDSLEVLVKTLDSQTRTFIVGAQMNVKEFKEHIAASVSIPSEKQRLIYQGRVLQDDKKLQEYNVGGKVIHLVERAPPQTHLPSGASSGTGSASATHGGGPPPGTRGPGASVHDRNANSYVMVGTFNLPSEPRVRLVMAQHMIRDIQTLLSRMECRGGPQPQHSQPPPQPPAVTPEPVALSSQTSEPVESEAPPREPMEAEEVEERAPAQNPELTPGPAPAGPTPAPETNAPNHPSPAEYVEVLQELQRLESRLQPFLQRYYEVLGAAATTDYNNNHEGREEDQRLINLVGESLRLLGNTFVALSDLRCNLACTPPRHLHVVRPMSHYTTPMVLQQAAIPIQINVGTTVTMTGNGTRPPPTPNAEAPPPGPGQASSVAPSSTNVESSAEGAPPPGPAPPPATSHPRVIRISHQSVEPVVMMHMNIQDSGTQPGGVPSAPTGPLGPPGHGQTLGSTLIQLPSLPPEFMHAVAHQITHQAMVAAVASAAAGQQVPGFPTAPTRVVIARPTPPQARPSHPGGPPVSGTLGAGLGTNASLAQMVSGLVGQLLMQPVLVAQGTPGMAPPAAPATASASAGTTNTATTAGPAPGGPAQPPPAPQPSTADLQFSQLLGNLLGPAGPGAGGPGVASPTITVAMPGVPAFLQGMTDFLQATQTAPPPPPPPPPPPPAPEQQTMPPPGSPSGGAGSPGGLGLESLSPEFFTSVVQGVLSSLLGSLGARAGSSESIAAFIQRLSGSSNIFEPGTDGALGFFGALLSLLCQNFSMVDVVMLLHGHFQPLQRLQPQLRSFFHQHYLGGQEPTPSNIRMATHTLITGLEEYVRESFSLVQVQPGVDIIRTNLEFLQEQFNSIAAHVLHCTDSGFGARLLELCNQGLFECLALNLHCLGGQQMELAAVINGRIRRMSRGVNPSLVSWLTTMMGLRLQVVLEHMPVGPDAILRYVRRVGDPPQPLPEEPMEVQGAERASPEPQRENASPAPGTTAEEAMSRGPPPAPEGGSRDEQDGASAETEPWAAAVPPEWVPIIQQDIQSQRKVKPQPPLSDAYLSGMPAKRRKTMQGEGPQLLLSEAVSRAAKAAGARPLTSPESLSRDLEAPEVQESYRQQLRSDIQKRLQEDPNYSPQRFPNAQRAFADDP, from the exons ATGAATGTAAAAGAGTTTAAGGAGCACATTGCTGCCTCTGTCAGCATCCCATCTGAAAAACAACGGCTCATTTACCAGGGACGAGTTCTGCAAGATGATAAGAAGCTTCAGGAATACA ATGTTGGGGGAAAGGTTATCCACCTGGTGGAACGGGCTCCTCCTCAGACTCACCTCCCTTCTGGGGCATCTTCTGGGACGGGGTCTGCCTCAGCCACTCATGGTGGGGGACCCCCCCCTGGTACTCGGGGGCCTGGGGCCTCTGTTCATGACCGGAATGCCAACAGCTATGTCATGGTTGGAACCTTCAATCTTCCT AGTGAGCCCCGGGTACGGCTGGTGATGGCTCAGCACATGATCAGGGATATACAGACCTTACTATCCCGGATGGAG TGTCGAGGAGGGCCCCAACCGCAGCACAGTCAGCCGCCCCCGCAGCCACCGGCTGTGACCCCGGAGCCAGTAGCCTTGAGCTCTCAAACATCAGAACCAGTTGAAAGTGAAGCACCTCCCCGGGAGCCCATGGAGGCAGAAGAAGTGGAGGAGCGTGCCCCAGCCCAGAACCCGGAGCTCACTCCTGGCCCAGCCCCAGCAGGCCCAACACCTGCCCCGGAAACAAATGCACCCAA CCATCCTTCCCCTGCGGAGTATGTCGAGGTGCTCCAGGAGCTACAGCGGCTGGAGAGTCGCCTCCAGCCCTTCTTGCAGCGCTACTACGAGGTTCTGGGTGCTGCTGCCACCACGGACTACAATAACAAT CACGAGGGCCGGGAGGAGGATCAGCGGTTGATCAACTTGGTAGGGGAGAGCCTGCGACTGCTGGGCAACACCTTTGTTGCACTGTCTGACCTGCGCTGCAATCTGGCCTGCACGCCCCCACGACACCTGCATGTGGTCCGGCCTATGTCTCACTACACCACCCCCATGGTGCTCCAGCAGGCAGCCATTCCCATACAG ATCAatgtgggaaccactgtgaccaTGACAGGAAATGGGACTCGGCCCCCCCCGACTCCCAATGCAGAGGCACCTCCCCCTGGTCCTGGGCAGGCCTCATCCGTGGCTCCGTCTTCTACCAATGTCGAGTCCTCAGCTGAGGGGGCTCCCCCGCCAGGTCCAGCTCCCCCGCCAGCCACCAGCCACCCGAGGGTCATCCGGATTTCCCACCAGAGTGTGGAACCCGTGGTCATGATGCACATGAACATTCAAG ATTCTGGCACACAGCCTGGTGGTGTTCCGAGTGCTCCCACTGGCCCCCTGGGACCCCCTGGTCATGGCCAAACCCTGG GCTCCACCCTCATCCAGctgccctccctgccccctgAGTTCATGCACGCCGTCGCCCACCAGATCACTCATCAGGCCATGGTGGCAGCTGTTGCCTCCGCGGCCGCAG GACAGCAGGTGCCAGGCTTCCCAACAGCTCCAACCCGGGTGGTGATTGCCCGGCCCACTCCTCCACAGGCTCGGCCTTCCCATCCTGGAGGGCCCCCAGTCTCTGGGACACTG GGCGCCGGTCTGGGTACCAATGCCTCGTTGGCCCAGATGGTGAGCGGCCTTGTGGGGCAGCTTCTTATGCAGCCAGTCCTTGTGG CTCAGGGGACCCCAGGTATGGCTCCACCGGCAGCCCCTGCCACTGCTTCTGCCAGTGCTGGCACCACCAACACAGCTACCACAGCTGGCCCCGCTCCTGGGGGGCCTGCCCAGCCTCCACCCGCCCCTCAACCCTCCACGGCTGATCTTCAGTTCTCTCAGCTTCTGGGGAACCTGCTAGGGCCTGCagggccaggggctggagggcctGGTGTGGCTTCTCCCACCATCACTGTGGCGATGCCTGGTGTCCCTGCCTTTCTCCAGGGCATGACTGACTTCTTGCAG GCAACACAGACAGcccctccaccacccccacctcctccacccccaccacctgCCCCAGAGCAGCAGACCATGCCCCCACCAGGCTCCCCTTCTGGTGGCGCAGGGAGTCCTGGAGGCCTGGGTCTTGAGAGCCTGTCACCGGAGTTTTTTACCTCAGTGGTGCAGGGTGTGCTCAGCTCCCTGCTGGGCTCCCTGGGGGCTCGGGCTGGCAGCAGTGAAAGTATTGCTGCCTTCATACAACGCCTCAGTGGATCCAGCAACATCTTTGAGCCTGGAACTGATGGGGCCCTTG GATTCTTTGGGGCCTTGCTTTCTCTTCTGTGCCAGAACTTCTCTATGGTGGACGTAGTGATGCTTCTCCATGGGCATTTCCAGCCACTACAACGGCTCCAGCCCCAGCTGCGATCCTTCTTCCACCAGCACTACCTGGGTGGTCAGGAGCCCACACCCAGTAACATCCGG ATGGCAACCCACACATTGATCACGGGGCTAGAAGAGTATGTGCGGGAGAGTTTT TCCTTGGTGCAGGTTCAGCCAGGTGTGGACATCATCCGGACAAACCTGGAATTTCTCCAAGAGCAGTTTAATAGCATTGCTGCGCATGTGCTGCATTGCACAG ATAGTGGATTTGGGGCCCGGTTGCTGGAGTTGTGTAACCAAGGCCTGTTTGAATGCCTGGCCCTAAACCTGCACTGCTTGGGGGGACAGCAGATGGAGCTTGCTGCTGTTATCAATGGCCGAATT CGTCGTATGTCTCGTGGGGTGAATCCCTCCTTGGTGAGCTGGCTGACCACTATGATGGGACTGAGGCTTCAGGTGGTACTGGagcacatgcctgtaggcccTGATGCCATTCTCAGATACGTTCGCAGGGTTGGTGATCCCCCCCAG CCACTTCCTGAGGAGCCAATGGAAGTTCAGGGAGCAGAAAGAGCTTCCCCTGAGCCTCAG CGGGAGAAtgcttccccagcccctggaacAACAGCAGAAGAGGCCATGTCCCGAGGTCCACCTCCTGCTCCTGAGGGGGGCTCCCGGGATGAACAGGATGGAGCTTCAGCTGAGACAGAACCTTGGGCAGCTGCAGTCCCCCCA GAATGGGTCCCTATTATCCAGCAGGACATTCAGAGCCAGCGGAAGGTGAAACCGCAGCCCCCTCTGAGTGATGCCTACCTCAGTGGTATGCCTGCCAAGAGACGCAAG ACGATGCAGGGTGAGGGCCCCCAGCTGCTTCTCTCAGAGGCTGTGAGCCGGGCAGCTAAGGCAGCCGGAGCTCGGCCCCTGACGAGCCCCGAGAGCCTGAGCCGGGACCTGGAGGCACCAGAGGTTCAGGAGAGCTACAGGCAGCAG CTCCGGTCTGATATACAAAAACGACTGCAGGAAGACCCCAACTACAGTCCCCAGCGCTTCCCCAATGCCCAGCGGGCCTTTGCTGATGATCCTTAG